GCTGGGGAGAAAAAGGGGGTGGAGAATGCTGGGGCAGGAGTGAGGGAAATTGCAATTTAGGGTGATTGatagagaccttcaagatggtggaggagtgagatgtggagatcaccttcctccccacaaatacatcagaaatacatctacatgtggaacagctcctacagaacacctactgaacactggcagaagacctccgaattcccaaaaggcaagaaactccccacgtacctgggtagggcaaaagaaaaaaggaaaaacagacaaaagaataaggacaggacctgcacctctgggagggagctgtaaaggaggaaaggtttccacacactaggaagccccttcgcgggcggatactgcgggtggcagaggggggagcttcggagccacagagagcgcagcaacaggggtgtggagggcaaagcagagagattcccgcagagaggatcagtgccaaccagcactcaccagcccgagaggcctgtctgctcacccgccggggcgggctggggctgggagctgaggctcgggcttcggaggtcggatcccagggagaggactggggttcgctgcgtgaacacagcctgaagaggtctagtgcaccacagccagccggagggagtccgggaaaaagtctggacctgcctaagagtcaagagaccattgtttcagggtgcacaaggagaggggattcagagcaccacctaaaggagctccagagaagggcgtgagctgcggctatcagcgtgaacagcagagacgggcatgagacactaagactgctgctgcagccaccaaaaggcctgtgagcaagcacaggtcactatccacacctcccctcccgggagcctgggcagcccgccactgccagggccccatgatccagggacaacttccccgggagaacgcacggcactcctcaggctggtgcaacatcacagtggcctctgctgccgcaggcttgccccgcattccatactCCTCTCTCCCGCTGGCCTGAGTGAGcgagagcccccgaagcagctactcctttaaccccgtcctgtctgatcAAAGAACAGACACTCTCAGGTGACTTACACACAGGGacaggccaaatccaaagctgaaccccaagagctATGCgaacaaaggagaaagagaaatctctctcagcagcctcaggagcagtggattaaatctccacagtcaacttgatgtaccctgcatctgtggaatacctgaatagacaatgaatcatcccaaaattgaggtggtagactttgggagaaacgatatatatatatatttttttcctttttctctttttggttttggttctcCAGCTGGGTGTTaggcctctgcctctgaggtgggagagccgagttcaggacattggtccaccagagacctcccggttccatgtaatatcaaacagcgaaagcttttccagagatctccatctcaatgctaaggcccagctccactcaatgaccagcaagctacagtgctggacaccctatgccaaacaactagcaagacaggaacacaaccccacccattagcagagaggctgcctaaaatcataaaaaagtcacagagaccccaaaacacaccactggacactgtcctgcccactagaaagacaagatccagcctcatcctccagagcacaggcaccagtcccctccaccaggaagcctacacaacccactgaaccaaacttagccactgggggaagacaccaaaaacaatgggaactatgaacctgcagcctgcgaaaaggagaccacaaacacagtaagttaagcaaaatgagaagacagagaaacacacagcagatgaaggagcaaggtaaaaacccaccaaaccaaacaaatgaagaggaaataggcagtctatctgaaaaacaattcagagtaatgatagtaaagatgaggcaaaatcttggaaatagaatggaaaaaatacaagaaacgtttaacaaggacctagaagaactaaagagcaaacaaacaatgatgaacaacacaaaaaatgaaattaaaaaattctctagaaggaatcaatagcagaataactgaggcagaagaacgaataagtgatctggaagaaaaaatagtggaaataactactgcagagcagaataaagaaagaagaatgaaaagaattgaggacagtctcagagacctctgggacaacattaaatgcaccaacattcgaattataggggtcccagaagaagaagagaaaaacaaagggactgagaaaatatttaaagagattatagttgaaaacttccctaatatgggaaaggaaatagtcagtcaagtccaggaagcgcagagagtcccatacaggataaatccaaggagaaacacaccaaaaaatattaattaaagtatcaaaaattaaatacaaacaaaaaatattaaaagcagctagggaaaaacaacaaataacatataagggaatccccataaggttaacagcagatctttcagcagaaactctgcaagtcaggaGGGAATGGCCGGACTTATTTAAAGTGAGccaagggaaaaacctacaaccaagattactctacccagcaaggatctcattgagatcgacagagaaattaaaacctttatagacaagcaaaagctaagagaattcagcaccaccaacccagctgtaaaacaaatgctaaaggaacttctgtagacAGGAAGCACAAGAAAAGGacaagatctacaataacaaacccaaaacaattaagaaaatgggaataggaacatacatatagataattaccttaaatgtaaatggattaaatgctcccaccaaaagacatagactggctgaatgggtacaaaaacaagacctgtatatatgctgtctataagagacccacttcagacctagggacacatacagactgaaagtgaggggatggaaaaagatattccatgcaaatggaaatcaaaagaaagctggagtagcaattctcatatcagacaaaatagacttgaaaataaagaccattacaagagacaaagaaggacactacataatgatcaagggatcaatccaagaagaagatacaacaattgtaaatatttatgcacccaacataggagcacctcaatacataagacaaatgctaacagccatttAGCTGTTAAtgttaaaaggggaaatcgacagtaacacaatcatagtaggggacttgaacaccccactttcaccaatggacagatcatccaaaatgaaaataaataaggaaacacaagctttaaatgatacattaaacaagatggacttaattgatatttataggacattccatccaaaaacaacagaatacactttcttctcaagtgctcttggaacattccccaggatagatgatatcttgggtcacaaatcaagccttggtaaatttacgaaaattgaaatcatatcaagtatcttttctgaccacaacgctatgaggctagatatcaattactggaaaaaatctgtaaaaaatacaaatacatgcaggctaaacaatacactacttaataaccaagagatcactgaagaaataaaagaggaaatcaaaaaatacctagaaacaagtgacaatgaaaagacgacaacccaaaacctatgggatgcagcaaaagcagttctaagaaggaggtttatagtaatacaatcctacctcaagaaacaagaaacttctcaaataaacaacctaaccttacacctaaagcaattagagaaagaaagacaaaaaaacccgaaaggtagcagaaggaaagaaatcataaagatcagatcagaaataaatgaaagagaaatgaatgaaacaatagcaaagatcaataaaactaaaagctggttattttagaagataaacaaaattgataaaccactagtgagactcatcaagaaaaaaagggagaacactcaatagaattagaaatgaaaaaggagaagtaacaactgacactgcagaaatacaagggatcatgagagattactacaagcaactatatgccaataaagtggacaacctggagcTCATTGATGACGCGACCCTCACGTGACCAGGAGTCGACATGTGCAGAAGTCCTTATAGTCCAGGGCCTGTTTCCCTGTAGCAGCTCCCTATTGCTGGAGGAGAAAAGTGCCCCGGATCCTTTCAGGACTCTTGGTCTTTTGGGAGCGACCCAAATCAagtgagggaagagggaggaaaatcCCCTGGATCCCTGCAGGATTAATTTATTCaggaaggaaataagagaaaaatactcAACATGCAAAAGTCttgtgaagaaaatgaaggaaaagcacAGAACATGCCAAAGGCTGAGGAAGACCGCCCTATGGAAGCTGTACCACAGGAGGCAGAAAGAAATCCTCTACCTTCTGAAGAAGGTGTAAGCCAGGAAGCAGAAGGAAACCTTAGAGGAGGGCTGACTCAGCCTGGTCAGGGATATAAAGAGGACACTCCGGTTAGGCATTTGGACCCAGAAGAAATGATAAGAGGAGTAGATGAGTTGGAAAGGCTTAGGGAAGAGATAAGAAGAGTAAGAAACAAGTTTGTGATGATGCATTGGAAACAAAGACATTCACGCAGCCATCCTTATCCTGTGTGCTTTAGgccttgaattcttttttttttttctgtctgataTTAAAATCTGGCCCCTGCTTTCTTTCTGTTAGCATTTTCTGATGTATCtttgacttttgttttatttttaatcatctgGTGGAGTTTTGTTTTAGGTAGTGTCCTTACTACCAGCATCTGGATTTTGTATTTTGACACATTCTCCAGGTCTGTTTTTCAATTGGGAAGTTTCACACATatgcatgaaaatatgttcattcCATATTGTAAAGTAAAACATAACAGGTTACAAAGCAGCATATGTAGTATCAGCTCACATATGTAGGAGAAAATctcaaattgtgtgtgtgtgcgtgtgcgtgtgtatacatacatatatatatcaaaaatttAACTGTGCTTATTTCTGTGgtgtgagttttttttctttttgcttatatgtattttttaatgaacacgtcacacatacaaaaagaattaaattttttttataattaagagTCAATCAAATAATTTGCAACCAGCTTATAAGGGCAATGGGGGCACCTAAATTCTTGAtgaaagaactattaaaaaaaatgtaaacctcAAATTACCTCTGGATCTCTTAGCCAGAGGAATAAAACTGGCAGttattacagattaaaaaaaaaaaaaaaaaggacaacctggaagaaatggacaaattcttagaaaagcacaaccttctgagactgaaccagggagaaatagaaaatataaacagaccagtcacaaacactgaaattgagactgtgattaaaaatcctccaacaaacaaaagcccaagaatagatggcttcacaggcgaattctatcaaacatttagaagagctaacacctatccttctcaaactcttccaaaatatagcagatggaggaacactcccaaactcattctatgagaccaccatccccctgataccaaaaccagacaaagatgtcacaaagaaagaaaactacaggccaatatcactgatgaacatagatgcaaaaatcctcaacaaaatactagcaaacagaatccaacagcacattaaaaggatcatacaccatgatcaagtgaggtttatcccaggaatgcaaggattcttaagtgtatgcaaatcagtcaatgtaatacaccatattagcaaactgaaggataaaaaccatatgatcatctcaatagatgcagaaaaagctttcaacaaaattcaacacccatttatgataaaaaaactctccagaaagtaggcatagagggaacttacatcaacataataaaggccgtatatgacaaacccacagccaacatcattctcaatggtgaaaacctgaaaccatttccactaagatcaggaagaagacaaagttgcccactctcaccactgtaattcaacatagttttggaagttttagccacagcaatcagagaagaaaaagaaataaaaagaatccaaattggaaaagaagaaataaagctgtcactgtttgcagatgacatgatactatacatagagaatcctaaagactctaccagaaaactactagagctaatcaatgaatttggtaaagttgcaggatacaaaattaatgcacagaaatctgttgcattcctatacagtaatgatgaaaaatctgaaagagaaattaaggaaacactcccatttaccattgcaacacaaaaaataaaatacctaggaataaacctacctaaggagacaaaagacctgtatgcagaaatgtataagacactgatgaaagaaattaaagatgatacaaacagatggagagaaatacaatgttcttggattggaagaatcaacattgtaaaaataactctactacccaaagcaatctacagattcaatgcaatgcctatcaaactaccaatggcatttttcacagaactagaacaaaaaatttcacaatttgtatggaaacacagaggactccgaatagccaaagcagtcttgagaaagaaaaatggagctggaggaatcaggctcccagacttcagactcttctacaaagctacagtaatcaagacagtctggtactggcacagaaacagaaatatagatcaatggaacaggatagaaagcccagagataaacccacgtacatatggccaccttatttttgataaaggaggcaagaatatacaatggagaaaagacagcctcttgaataagtggtgctgggaaaactggacagctacatgtaaaagaatgaaattagaacactcactaacaccatacacaaaaataaactcaaaatggattaaagacctaaatgtaaggccagacactatcaaactcttagaggaaaaaataggcagaacactctatgacataaatcacagcaagattgtttttcactcacctcctagagaaatggaaataaaaacaaaaataaacaaatggaacctaacgaaacttaaaagcttttgcacagcaaaggaaaccataaacaatacgaaaagacaaccctcagaatggcagaaaatatttggaaatgaagcaactgacaaaggattaatctccaaaatttacaaggagctcatgcagctcaatatcaaaaaaacaaacaacgcaatccaaaaatgggcagaagacctaaatagacatttctccaaagaagatatacagattgccaacaaacacatgaaaggatgctcaacatcactaatcattagagaaatgcaactcaaaactacaatgaggtatcccctcacaccagtcagaatggacatcatcaaaaattctagaaacaataaatgctggagagggtgtggaggaaagggaaccctcttgcactgttggtgggaatgtaaattgatagagccactatggagaacagtatgtaggttccttaaaaaactaaaaatagaactataagATGCAggaaccccactactgggcatataccctgagcaaaccataattccaaaagagtcatgaaccacaatgttcattgcagctctgtttacagtagccaggacatggaagcaacctaagtgtcctttgacagacgaatggataaagaagatgtggcacatatatacaatggaatattactcagtcataaaaagaaatgaaattgtgttatttgtagtgaggtggagggacctagagtctgtcatacaaagtgaagtaagtcagaaggagaaaaacaaatactgtatgctaacacatatatatggaatctaaaaaaaaatggttatgaagaacctaggggcatgacAGGTATAAAGACTCaagtgtagagaatggacttgaggacaaggggagggggaagggtaagctgggacgaagtgagagagtggcatggacttatagacactaccaaatgtaaaacatgtagctagtggaaagcagccgcatagcacagggagatcagctcagtgctttgtgaccacctagaggggtgggatagggagggcgggagggagacgcacaagggaggagatatggggatatatgtatatgtatagctgattcactttgttataaagcagaaactaacacacctttttaaagcaattatactccaataaagatgttaaataaaaaacgaaaaaacaataaataaataaagtaaaatagggTGATTAGCAGAGGCCCAAAAGCGGTGAAGTAATGAGCCCTATGGGAAGAACACTCTAGGCAGAAAGAACAATGGCTCTGTTTGGGAGTGGCTCCTTGTGTGTGAGAAATCACAAGAATGCCATTCTGCAGTAcagagggtggggaagaggaccAGATGAGCTCGGAGGTCAAGGTCGAGGGCTTCCGAGTCCTTCAGTCCTTTAAGAGAGGGTTTCTCCCTCCGGCACTACTTACATTTTGGGCTGGATCCGTCTTTGCCTTGgtgggctgtcctgtgcattgtaggatatttaacagcatccctgaaCTCAACCCACTAGGTGCCCGTAGCATCCCCACCACCCCCGCCTcccaagttgtgacaactaaaaatgtctccagatgttgccagGTGTCCGCAGAGGTGCAGAGTCATACCAGGTTGAGAGCCGCTGCTTTAGAACCAAATAAGGACTTTGTTATTCCGAGTGGGTCTTTGATTTATAAGACTCCTCTGGCACTGTGCTGAGAATAAGTTGAAAGGGGACAGAGGCAGGAGCATGGGAGCTGGGGTCAGGGGGGAATTGGCAGAAGTCCAGGTGGGAGTGGAGAGCACCTGGAACCAGACTGGGGTGGGCTGAGGTAGGCGAGGAGTGATCAGACTTGGGATATTTTGAATGATGAGCCGTCAGGATTTGTGACAGACTAGGTATTAGTtgtaaaagagaaatcaaaaatagCCACAAGGACATGGGCCTGAGTACGGAGGTTGCAGGTGAGACGCAGGTTTCTGGGAAACAGCAAGAGTTTGGTTTGAACATGTATTTGAGAACATTGACCATTCTCTGACTTCTCCCTGACAACACCCCTGAGAGGTGGGCATTCTCTCCTTGTAGCATAAAAGCCCACGGAGGTGAGTGAATGCCCAAAGTTACACAACCCATACAGAACAGAAGCAGGATTTCAATCCAGAGATGTCTGACTACTAACCCCCTGCTCCTGGATACACCTCAAAGTAATTTTGGATGGTTCCCGAAGTCCCCAAGATGAGGTCAGGTACAGTATCTTATACCCTCCAGAGGTTAATTTAGCAGAGTAATTGTTCATGAAATCAAATTCTGCTAAATGCTAACATTTCAAAAAGAGACAgtcatttcatttgcattttattagCAGAACTGAAAAGAAGCAGAAACTTTAGAAAGGATTCTGTGTAGTAAAACAAATCACCTGGCATATCAGGAAGTAGGGTTTGTAGTTAATTGGATTTTAAACACTGGAAGTCACCATTTCTCCTACCTAGCCTTACCGGTTAGTTGCCTGGCTGCTCAAAGGCTCTGTGGTCAGTTGCGTTGGGAAGCATATCCTGGGTCCTTTTCTTGGGGATCTACATACCCATCAGCAGACTGCTTCTCCTCCCCCCAAAATGTGCTAAACATCCCACAGGCACAGGCGGCGTTAAACCATTTTTCCCATCTTGGACTTATTTCTAAGGGTCTGCTGTAGTCACAGCTGTGTCTTGGTATCACCTTGGTCTGTATGTTCCCCAAAATATACATGTCCCTGAAGCTTGGGTATGATACCAGTGGgccattttcttcccctttcattTTTCTGCCAAACCCTTCTGACCTTTCAGCTTTGCCCCCACCAACACCCTGAGCCATGGACCCGAATGGATTTTCCTGAAATAGATCCTGAGGCCTTTTGCATCCTCTGGCATCTAAAAGCAGGTTCTCTATCTCTTTCAGTTACGAAATTGTGTGTTTAAACTGTGGGGCTCAACAGAGTCATGGCAACCTCAGAGTTGTCAGCAGCTGGAACTACTGAGCTGGCCGCGGGGAGCTGTGCACCATGATTGATTTCTGAGGGTGTTCGGGAAGCCTGGAGGTGATGTGAGCCGGGGTGCTCTGCAGAGCTGTCCACAGGCCTCTTTGCTGTTACGAGCTGTGTAGTCCTGTGGTAGCTTAacctaaaataaaacagaacactgCTGTTTCTCTTTTCTGCGAGAATAATCAGTGCCCAGGGAGCTGTCTTAGGGGGTCCCTTGCACTTTCTTCTTGTTGAGTTCTTGGCAAAGGCAGCTCATGGCCATGTGACCTGTGCAGTTACGCAGGGGCCTGGACATTTGGTTTAATGTTCTGCTGTCACTGTCTTGAAAACCTTAACAACAAGGGGACCCATGCCTTCCTTTGGCTGTGAGCCCTGCAAATGATATAGGCTGGTCCTGATCCTAGGAGCTGGCCCCAGTTCTTGACTTCAGAGCTTCCAGGGGAAGCCACAGAGGAGCAAGGGAAGCATTTGAGGGTGACTTTTAAGGGTACTCCCACGCTTGTTCTTTAAATGCCACAGTTTAGGATTCAAGAGTTGGGATATctaatagagaacagacttgtggttgccaagggggaggaggggtaggggagggaatgattgggggtttgggattagcagaggcaaactattatatataggatggatgaaCTATTATatgtgtatagcacagggaactaaattcaatatcctgtgacgaaccataatggaaaagaatacaaaaaaggatatatacatatatacacacacacacacaaatatgtatacgtataactgagtcactttgctgtacagaggaaattaacacaacattgtaaatcaactatacttcaataagattaaaaaaaaaaaaaagagttggggtGTTTATCCCCAACTTGACTTGAAGGAAGGAACGTATTTCCAGATAGAAGACCGTTCTGGGATGTCAACAGTAGCTGTCCTAAGTAGCACTGTTGCTCAAAAGGAAGCTCTGTGCATCCCAGGCCCTTCTCAGCTAGAAAGCTGAAACAAGGGCTAATCATCTGTATGTAAAACAAGTTTCCAGATGAGACACAACATGCTTCCTGATCAGCAGCATTGCCAAGGTGAAGGTTAACTATggcagttcattcatttattcattcaacaaatattcattagtCACCTACAATGTACTGGTCACTGTGCTAGGAGGAGGGGACGGGTGGTGCCTTAATCTGAGTTCCCTCCAAAGCAGATTCTGTGACAAAAGATTTGAATGGGAGTGGTTTATCCGGGAGGTGATCCCACGAAATaccagcaggagaggagagaagtgagacaaagaaatgaaggaaggcagTAAAGGGTGTGTTATCGAGGAGGTGCCCCTGCAGGCATCCTGGGTGCAGTCCCCGTGGGGACCTTTGGAGGGAGTGTAGAACAGGCCTCAGAAGTGTCCCATGGAAGGATGTGGAGCTGGGCTATTTATCCACTAACTCCCACCTGCCTTTGGTTGAGGGATGCCCCTCCTGCAAGGATGAACACAGCCTTTGGGCCAGAGAAGGCTTTTAGGCAAAGAATCCCAAGCACTTGCAGTAGAAAGCTGTGGTAAAGTATGAGATGAGCAAGTGCTGAGGGCAAGGGGATGAAGAGTGACAGAACTGAGGCTGCCGTTGCAGATAGATTAGTAGAGAAGACctttctgaagaggtgacatttgagcagagacctgaatgaagtaaGAGATCATTTAAATATCCAAGATGAAGGGAACAGCAGGGCAAAGGCCCTGGACAGGAGCCTGCGTGGGGTTTTGTGAAGGACAAGGAGGCTGGATGGATGGAGCGGAACCGTCAACGAGAGGAGAGGTAGGACAGGAGGGCCACAGAGTACCCAGGGGCTGGGGTAAGGGCTGGGGAGTGGATGCGGAGCATATCAGGAATCTACTGGaggattctgagcagaggagtgacacgATCAGATTCTTGTCTTATAAAGGAAAGCCCTGCCTTCTGGGTAGAGGACAGACTGGGGGTGAAGGTGGAGGTGCAGAGTAGAAGGAAGATGATGCTGTCAAACCAGAGTTCAGAGGTCAAGAGGTCTATGGTTTCTTGACAGGAGGACCAGCGGAACATGCTCCATCAGGACCACAGTGTATGTTTCCAGCCCAAGCAGCTCACCCAGAGTTGGTTCTACATTCCAGCCTGCGTCCACAGCTCTTGATTTTTCTTGGCTCTAAGGAGCCTACTTCATAGCTCCTGTTCATGACGGGGGTCTttgcctcctctccttccttctcaggaCCATTTGGCCTTAGCTCTTCCCATCACTTCAGTCTGGCACCTCAGACTGCTGTGCCCTTTTCCCGAATCACTGCCTTTCTCTGGCTCCCTCGCCCTTCCCCTCACCCTGGCCCGGCGCACGGTGACTGTGTGATCTGCAGTCACGGGTGCACCCGACGGGCATTCACGGTTTCGCTGTAACATGTGCATTTGAGCTGCTTTGCTGACTTTCATCCTTCAGTGT
The sequence above is drawn from the Balaenoptera musculus isolate JJ_BM4_2016_0621 chromosome 15, mBalMus1.pri.v3, whole genome shotgun sequence genome and encodes:
- the LOC118881431 gene encoding transcription elongation factor A protein-like 8; translated protein: MQKSCEENEGKAQNMPKAEEDRPMEAVPQEAERNPLPSEEGVSQEAEGNLRGGLTQPGQGYKEDTPVRHLDPEEMIRGVDELERLREEIRRVRNKFVMMHWKQRHSRSHPYPVCFRP